One window of Nocardia sp. NBC_00508 genomic DNA carries:
- a CDS encoding TetR/AcrR family transcriptional regulator, whose protein sequence is MLLSTGITGMTGIASSRRSPGRPRSEQADEAILAAALELFLECGANLTSIEQVAQRAGVTRATVYRRFRDKTALLVQAISSAQADDARGLLDWPDLDHMLIDFADHLSDPRNRRLLRRLHGSVDDYPELLRSYRDTHDARRVTAVRTTLDRACHAGQLPSSTNLRILQQILNGAILHHLVAYPDNIGAEEIKAYLTEVLQQVGYRPGPSRPEL, encoded by the coding sequence ATGCTGCTTAGCACCGGAATTACCGGGATGACCGGCATCGCGTCCTCCCGACGGTCGCCGGGACGGCCCCGCAGTGAGCAGGCAGACGAAGCTATCCTCGCCGCCGCGCTCGAGCTATTTCTCGAATGCGGAGCCAACCTGACCAGCATCGAGCAGGTGGCCCAGCGCGCCGGCGTCACCCGGGCAACGGTCTACCGGCGCTTCCGGGACAAGACGGCCCTCTTGGTACAGGCGATCAGCTCGGCGCAGGCCGACGACGCTCGTGGCCTCCTGGACTGGCCGGATCTGGACCATATGCTCATCGACTTTGCGGATCACCTCAGCGATCCCCGGAACCGCCGGTTGCTTCGCCGCCTGCACGGTTCCGTCGACGACTACCCGGAGCTGCTTCGCTCCTACCGAGACACGCACGATGCGCGACGTGTGACTGCAGTGCGCACCACCTTGGATCGAGCCTGCCATGCCGGGCAGCTTCCCTCTAGCACCAATCTGAGGATCCTTCAGCAAATCCTCAACGGTGCGATCCTCCACCATCTGGTCGCGTATCCGGACAACATCGGAGCGGAAGAGATCAAGGCCTATCTCACCGAGGTACTCCAACAGGTCGGCTACCGCCCCGGCCCGTCACGTCCCGAGCTCTGA
- a CDS encoding MBL fold metallo-hydrolase: protein MTVNAEVEHSLHGEVATYAGGVHEVADGCLAYLQPNGGLGEANVGLVVGDGATLIIDTCWDHAQARRMLAAAAPWLHGNPITTVVNTHSNGDHWWGNAVMPAAATVITSAASRAAMGRENRLAIAAMTTAAGLAARLPLPQAIRSFVTDAHAEFGPFDFWRVRPRYPDRTFSGSLRLTVGNRTVDLVEVGPAHTPGDLMVFDRDRNVVFAGDILFIGQTPIMWEGPARNWIDALRLILDTRPAAIVPGHGPLATETDVTDLVSYFEWLDDSATRLCRNGIPPFDAAAQMLSSDTFTESRWARWRRPESLLAGVRATYRHVRGHRVRIHPLDMIATMRGIQKLGNRFAKDQRRQ, encoded by the coding sequence GTGACAGTGAACGCGGAAGTGGAACATTCGCTGCACGGCGAGGTCGCGACCTATGCCGGTGGGGTGCACGAGGTCGCCGACGGGTGCCTGGCGTATCTGCAGCCCAACGGCGGCCTGGGCGAAGCGAACGTCGGGCTGGTCGTCGGCGATGGCGCGACCTTGATCATCGACACCTGCTGGGACCACGCTCAGGCGCGGCGCATGCTCGCCGCCGCCGCACCTTGGCTGCACGGCAATCCGATCACCACCGTGGTCAACACCCACAGCAACGGTGATCATTGGTGGGGCAATGCCGTGATGCCGGCGGCGGCGACCGTGATCACCTCCGCGGCCTCACGGGCCGCGATGGGCAGGGAGAACCGGCTCGCGATCGCCGCGATGACCACAGCGGCCGGTCTGGCGGCCAGACTGCCACTGCCGCAAGCCATCCGATCGTTCGTCACCGACGCTCACGCCGAGTTCGGGCCGTTCGACTTCTGGCGAGTGCGGCCGCGCTACCCCGATCGCACATTCTCCGGATCGTTGCGGCTGACCGTGGGTAACCGCACGGTGGATCTGGTCGAGGTCGGTCCTGCGCACACGCCGGGGGATCTGATGGTGTTCGACCGCGACCGCAACGTAGTGTTCGCCGGTGACATCCTGTTCATCGGACAGACCCCGATCATGTGGGAGGGACCGGCACGTAACTGGATCGACGCCCTACGCCTGATCCTGGACACCCGGCCCGCAGCCATCGTCCCGGGGCACGGACCACTCGCCACCGAAACCGACGTCACCGACCTGGTGTCGTATTTCGAATGGCTCGACGACTCCGCAACCCGACTGTGCCGCAACGGCATTCCCCCGTTCGACGCCGCGGCGCAGATGCTGTCGTCGGACACCTTCACCGAAAGCCGCTGGGCCCGCTGGCGCCGTCCCGAATCGCTGCTGGCCGGTGTCCGGGCCACCTACCGGCACGTGCGCGGGCACCGCGTGCGGATCCACCCGCTCGACATGATCGCCACCATGCGCGGCATCCAGAAACTCGGCAACCGTTTCGCGAAAGATCAGCGGCGGCAATGA
- a CDS encoding ArsR/SmtB family transcription factor, with protein sequence MPSSPPLDPEHAQPTVAGLDVAGIEHWAHRFDLLSDANRLRLLVCLHHTPDQSVTDLASAVGMTATAASHALRLLRFQGWVTSSKNGRIVRYRLADETIHQLLHWLGAPHAPAPSPL encoded by the coding sequence GTGCCCTCAAGCCCCCCGCTCGACCCCGAACACGCCCAGCCCACCGTAGCTGGCCTGGATGTCGCCGGTATCGAACACTGGGCTCACCGATTCGACCTGCTCTCGGACGCCAACCGGCTGCGGCTGCTGGTATGCCTGCATCACACCCCTGACCAGAGCGTGACCGACCTCGCCTCGGCCGTCGGGATGACCGCGACCGCCGCCTCACACGCCCTGCGGCTCTTGCGCTTCCAAGGCTGGGTCACCTCCTCCAAAAACGGCCGCATAGTGCGCTACCGCCTCGCGGACGAGACGATCCACCAACTCCTGCACTGGCTCGGCGCCCCACACGCCCCCGCGCCGAGCCCGCTCTAG